A window of Rhizobium sp. CC-YZS058 genomic DNA:
GCGGCTCGACGCTGACGCAGCAGCTGGCCAAGAACCTGTTCCTGTCCAACGAGCGGACGATCGAGCGCAAGGTCAAGGAAGCCTTTCTCGCCGTCTGGCTGGAATGCAACCTGACGAAGAAGGAGATCCTCCGCCTCTATCTCGACCGCGCCTATATGGGCGGCGGCACCTTCGGGGCGGCGGCGGCGGCGCAGTTCTATTTCGGCAAGTCGATCACCGATATCAATCTTGCCGAGAGCGCCATGCTGGCCGGCCTGTTCAAGGCCCCGGCCCGCTATGCGCCGCATGTCAACCTTCCGGCTGCCCGCGCACGGGCCAACGAGGTGCTGACCAATCTCGTCCAGGGCGGCTTGATGACGGAGGGCCAAGTGGTTGCCGCCCGCCTCAATCCGGCAAGCGTCATCGACCGCGCCGAGGTGAGCGCACCGGATTTCTTCCTCGACTGGGCCTTCGACGAGGTGCAGCGCATCGCCAAGCCCTTCGCCCAGCACTCCCTCATCGTGCGCACCACGATCGACACCGGCCTGCAGCACGCGGCGGAAGAGGCGATCGAATCGAGCCTGCGCCAATATGGCGAGAGCTACCGCGTCAAGCAGGGCGCCCTGGTGATGATCGAGACCGGCGGCGCCGTGCGCGCCATGGTCGGCGGGCGGGACTATGGCGAAAGCCAGTTCAACCGCGCCACCAAGGCGCTCCGCCAGCCGGGCTCCTCCTTCAAGGCCTATACCTACGCTGCCGCCATGGAGAAGGGTCTGACCCCGAAGAGCGTGGTCGTCGATGCACCGATCACCTGGGGCCGTTGGTCGCCACAGAATTACGGTCGGAAGTTCTCGGGCCGCATCACCCTCCTCGATGCCATTGCCCGGTCGATCAACACAGTCCCTGTGCGCCTCGCCAAGGAACAGCTCGGCATTCCGCGCATCGTCGAGCTTGCCAAGGCCATGGGCGTCGAAACACCGATCCGTCCGGACAAGACCATCCCGCTCGGCACGTCCGAGCTCACCGTCATGGACCAGGCCACCGGCTATGCCGTCTTTCCGGCCGGCGGCCTGGAAGCGCGCCGCCACGGCATCAGCCAGATCCTGAATTACGACGGCGACATTCTCTACGACTTCAACCGCGACGCCCCGCCGGCCAAGCGGGTCTTGAGTGAGAAGGCGACCGCCGAGATGAACTACATGCTGACCCAGATCCCGATCATCGGCACAGCGCGCAAGGCGGCGCTGTCGAACGGCATCGTCGCGGGCGGCAAGACCGGCACGACCCAATCCTATCGCGACGCCTGGTTCGTCGGCTTTACGGGCGATTACACCACCGCCGTCTGGTACGGCAACGACGACTATACCTCGACCAATGAGATGACCGGCGGCTCCCTGCCCGCCATGACCTTCAAGCGCCTGATGGATTATGCCGAACAGGGCATCGAGCATCGCGCCATTCCGGGCATCGCTCCGCCCGAACCGGGCAAGACGAAGCCGGTGGAAACGGCGGCCAAGGAAAGCGACCAGAACGCCCTGCCGCCCATGGTCCGGCCGCGCATGCTCTCCGGCGAGGTCACCGGCCTGCTGAAAAGCCTGAGCGAGCGCTTTGCAACCGCCAAGCCGCTCGGACCGGAAAAGCCGGCAAGCGGCAAGGTGGCGCAGAACAACGAGCCGTCCGGCAATGCCGTCAGCAATTGATCCCCTGAAGCGCCGGCCTGCCGCTCTTGACGCGAGCGGGACAGTGACGCACTCCGCCACGCCCGCCGCCCGAACGTCCCGCCGATCCACGCCCTGCCAGCTTACCCTCTGCCAGCCTCGCCTCTGCCAGTCTCGTCTCTGAAAGTCGCCTTCCCGATGTTTCGCGTCCCGATCCTCGTTGCCCTGATCCTGGCCATCGCCTTTGGCGGGGCGATTGCCGGCACCATCACGGCGCTGCAGGCGACGATCGGTTTCGGCGCGGTGCGGCTCGGCCCCTGGACCGCCTTTCCCGATGCCCAGACGGCCGGGACCGATCCCTATGCCAAGGCCCATCGTGCCCGAGCCGGACGGCTGCTCTACGGTCGGGCGGAGGGCATGCGCTTCGTGGCGGCCGCCGATGACGAGGGACAGATCCTGCAGGGCGGCTGCACCTATCGCATCACCGGGCGCACGCCGCCGGCCCGGTTCTGGACCCTGTTTGCGACCGATCCCCGCGATACGCCGCTGACGGACGCTCCCGGCCGGCCGACCGCACTCAACGCCTGGACGGTGATGCGTGAGAGCGACAGCAGCTTCGCCATCACGGTTTCTCCAACGGCGCAGCCGGGCAACTGGCTCGCGGTCGCCCATCGCGGCCCGATCCGGCTCGTGCTCACCCTGCTCGATGCTCCGACCGCCAATTCCTCCGGCGCCATCGAGCTGGTCATGCCGACGATCACCCGCGGATCCTGCGCCAATGCGTAAGCGTTCCTTATCCCCGCTCCGCCTGCTGCGCACCGGCCTCTTCGTCGTCGGCGTCGGGCTGATCGGCGCCGTGCTCCTGCACATCGTCATCATCCTGGCGCTGCCGCGCTTTACCGGCGGCGATGCCTATAGCCGCGTGCTCGGTCTCTATGAAATGGACAGCTTCTTCCCGCTCTCCGCCGAACCGGGACCGACAGGGCTTGCCAATGACGACCCCTATCTGCGCGTCGCCGTCTGCGGCTTTTCCGTCGCCAACGGCCCCGTCCGCTTCACCGCGGATGGCACTGTCCCCTTCTGGTCGCTGGCGCTCTATGATGCGGATTCCAACGAGGTGTTCAGCATGAACAACGCCACCGCCGTCAATGGCGGCGTCGATGTCGTCGCGGCGACCGCGCTGCAGCTCGTCGATCTGCGCAAGCGTCCGGTGGAGGCGCTGGCCCAGTCGATCATGGTGGAGATGCCGGTGGAGGAAGGCTACGCCGTGTTGCGCGCGTTGGCGCCGAGCGACAGTTTCGAGGAGGCCGCACGCGGCTTCCTGCAGGGCGCCGGCTGCGAACCGATCATTCGCGATGCCACACCCGCGATGCCATAACCCTCTCAGGTCACGGCATGACGTTGACCGGCCCTTCCGTGTGCGGACGGGGTCGGGCAGGTCTGTTCCGTTCTAGTGCTTCTGGTTGGCGCCGGGCAGAGGCGAAGGGTTAGCCCGCTCGCTGTCGCGCTGGTCCATCCGCTCGTAGCGAATGCCGGTGAACATCAGGATCGCAGCCTCTCGGTCGGCCGGAAGGTCGCCGCTCTTCGGTCTGGATCGGGACAGGTGGTCCTTCAGCCTGATCACATTTGCCATTCTCGTCTCCATCGACACGGTCGAGACGGATGAACACGACGTCCATTTCATCCTGCCCTCGTCGGGCTCGCGCCTTGCATGGATCGATCGATCGGAAATCGGCGCTGTTCTCGGCTCTCCTTCTCCCGGAACCGCCCGGGCTTCGCTTTGCGCCACGGTCCCAGAAAACTCAGCGGGATCGTCGGCACGTCTTGCAGGACCATTGCGCCATAGGCTCCTTAACAGGGCCTTAATGGTCGAAATACCAATCTTAGCGATGGAAGACATCAGTAAAACCTGCCGCTGATCCCTGTCACTGCTTCGCCCGGCACATGTGCCGGGCGGATCTTCGTCTTCCAAGACTGCGTGAGGCTGGAAAGGCGGCCTGGCCGGACCTTTCCTCGCGCCTCAGCGACGGGCGAGCAGGCCCAGAACGAAGGAGACGCCGGCGATCGTCAGCAGGGTGGTCACCGGCTCGTCGCGCACGCGGTCGCGCAGACGCTCGGTCAGAACCTCGGCTTCCGACTGAACAACGGCCTTGGCGCCAGATCCGATATTGGTGACCGTCTCGGTCAGGCGGGCAATTTCCGAGCGCAGGTCGGCCACCTGCTGGTCGAGATCAGCCTTTGCGATCGAGGCTTCTACTTCCGACTCGGCACCGGCAACCGTTGCGAATTTCTTTTCGACCATAGCGTGGGGCTCCTAGACGCTGGTTTGGGTTTCGGACCGTTAACGCGCGCCTCCTGCTTTAGTTCCCTCTTGCGGGCACCGTGGCGGGCACGGTGGAAGAGAAAGTCGACGCATTCGCCGCGTCGCTCAGGAACGAAACCCTTGCCGTCCGCGTTCTGGGCGCGGAGATCGCGAGCCCTCAGCCCGTTGTCGCCGATCGGCCGGAGCCGATCTCAGAAATGACATAAAACACACGATGTCTGACCTCGGCCGGCTGGTTGAACCCTGTCTTCCCGTCTTTCGGAAAAGACACCGGCTGCATGTAAACCGCGTCCTGAGATGGCTCCATAAGGCCACCAGCGTTTCAAGGGAGTACCCCACGTGAGATCCATTCTGACCGGCGCGGCACTGGCCGCCGCCCTCCTCATTCCAGCGGTTGCCCAGGCGGCTGCCGGCTTTGCCACGGCCAATGTGAACATGCGCTCCGGGCCGAGCACCGCCTATCCCGCCGTCGTCGTCATCCCCTATGGAACATCCGTGGAAATCCACGGCTGCCTTGCCAATGCCAATTGGTGCGATGTCTCGTTCTACAGCGGCCGCGGCTGGGTTTCCGGCTCCTACCTCCAGACCTCCTACCGATCGAGCCGCGTCGTGCTGGCGCCGGAATATTACCGGCCGCTCGGCATTCCGACCGTCACCTTTGAAATCGACAACTATTGGGATCGCTACTACCGCAGCCGCCCCTTCTACCGCGATCGCGAGGTCTGGCGTCGCGATGTCTACCGTGACGACCGTGGCCCCGGTCGCTATGTCCGCGAGCGAGAGGAGCGTCGCGACCGGATCGAAGACCAGCGGGATCGCCGCCGCGAACAGGCCGAGCGCGAGCGTCAGCGGATCGAGGATCTGCGGGATCGCCGCCGCGACCTGCAGGCCGAGGAGCGCCAGCGCGCCGAAAACCTGCGCGACCGCCGCCGCGAGCGCGAGGAGCGCATCGAGAACCGCCGCGAGGAACGGATCGAAAATCGCCGTCAGGAGCGTCTCGAGAATCGTCGCGAACGGATCGAGCAGCGCGAACATCGTGGCGTCCAGTTCAACGAGGATCGTCCCCGTCGCCGCGGCGAATGCGGCCCGAACGATCCGCAGTGCTGAGTTGAGGTGACGGGGCCCGTGTGGCCCCCTCACCCTCGGGCAATGCCTGAACCATCGTCTTTGACTGCCTTGCGGCGTGAAGCGGACCTCCAGCCGCTCCACGCCGCCTTTCTTTGTCGAGCAGGCTCACCCCGCCACCGTTCAAGATTGGCACGCGCCGTATCGTCGCGTTTAAGCGCCCATTAACCACGCGGTGATAGTGTCGAACCGTGTCGCGCTTGGCGTCGATGCCGTGTTCTGCGCGTCCCGATTGTTGTCCGGCTCTCCTCCATGCCCTGAGGAACCGGCGCGCTCGGCACATGCTGGAAGGCGGCACCGAAGGCCCCCGGCCAGGATCAGTCTCAAGTTGTGCGTAGGAAGGGATGGATCACGTGGCGGATCGTTTTCGCGAGTTGGAGCGCCCGGAATCGGGCCGGGTGAAGGATACGGTGCTCATGGCCACGGTCACGAGCTTCGAAAGCCTCCGCCGTCCCCGCCCGTCCGATCTGCATCTCTTTGCCGAACTCTTCGAACCGCTCTTCCTCGCCGCCAGCGATGAGGCACGTCGCCAGGCCGCCGCCGCCCTCTCGCGCTGCCCCAATGTGCCGGATCGCGTTGCCCGGCAGATCGCCAGCGCACCCATTGCCATCGCCGCCATCTTTCTGACCCGGGCCGCCGCCATCAGCGACCGCGTGCTCCTGTCCGTCATCCGCAGCCGCAGCGCCGCCCATGCCGTGGCCATCGCTCGGCGCGAAGATCTGTCGGTCGCCGTCGTCGATGCGCTCGTCGAGCGTCGCCAGACGAGCGCGGAGATCGAGCCGTCCACCGACGCGAAGAGGCTGCCCTCCCGCCTTGCCGAAACGCCAGCCGAAATCGCCGCCATCCTGCCCGCCCGCCCGCGATCCACCCCACCGGCCACAGAGGCCGCAGCCCCCTCGCCGATCGCAAGCCGGTCCGCAATCGACGCGCCCCGATCCGCAGCGCCGCGTCCCGCGCCAAAC
This region includes:
- a CDS encoding transglycosylase domain-containing protein; amino-acid sequence: MQICQPRPKLARRSASRFGVRQGPDLKPGCARALADFNADHDPKPEPAGETPRKRHILLRIDAFIDSTVWNTGFRLADWWEDVTIFFRRFRVRGWKRWVFEILGEGMTWGTVGSVAMLVLALPAFEETKGNWRAQGDFAVTFLDRYGNEIGHRGIIHEDSVPVDELPDTLVKAVLATEDRRFFDHYGIDFLGLARAVTINAQAGGVVQGGSTLTQQLAKNLFLSNERTIERKVKEAFLAVWLECNLTKKEILRLYLDRAYMGGGTFGAAAAAQFYFGKSITDINLAESAMLAGLFKAPARYAPHVNLPAARARANEVLTNLVQGGLMTEGQVVAARLNPASVIDRAEVSAPDFFLDWAFDEVQRIAKPFAQHSLIVRTTIDTGLQHAAEEAIESSLRQYGESYRVKQGALVMIETGGAVRAMVGGRDYGESQFNRATKALRQPGSSFKAYTYAAAMEKGLTPKSVVVDAPITWGRWSPQNYGRKFSGRITLLDAIARSINTVPVRLAKEQLGIPRIVELAKAMGVETPIRPDKTIPLGTSELTVMDQATGYAVFPAGGLEARRHGISQILNYDGDILYDFNRDAPPAKRVLSEKATAEMNYMLTQIPIIGTARKAALSNGIVAGGKTGTTQSYRDAWFVGFTGDYTTAVWYGNDDYTSTNEMTGGSLPAMTFKRLMDYAEQGIEHRAIPGIAPPEPGKTKPVETAAKESDQNALPPMVRPRMLSGEVTGLLKSLSERFATAKPLGPEKPASGKVAQNNEPSGNAVSN
- a CDS encoding DUF1214 domain-containing protein, whose product is MFRVPILVALILAIAFGGAIAGTITALQATIGFGAVRLGPWTAFPDAQTAGTDPYAKAHRARAGRLLYGRAEGMRFVAAADDEGQILQGGCTYRITGRTPPARFWTLFATDPRDTPLTDAPGRPTALNAWTVMRESDSSFAITVSPTAQPGNWLAVAHRGPIRLVLTLLDAPTANSSGAIELVMPTITRGSCANA
- a CDS encoding DUF1254 domain-containing protein, which translates into the protein MRKRSLSPLRLLRTGLFVVGVGLIGAVLLHIVIILALPRFTGGDAYSRVLGLYEMDSFFPLSAEPGPTGLANDDPYLRVAVCGFSVANGPVRFTADGTVPFWSLALYDADSNEVFSMNNATAVNGGVDVVAATALQLVDLRKRPVEALAQSIMVEMPVEEGYAVLRALAPSDSFEEAARGFLQGAGCEPIIRDATPAMP
- a CDS encoding SH3 domain-containing protein; translation: MRSILTGAALAAALLIPAVAQAAAGFATANVNMRSGPSTAYPAVVVIPYGTSVEIHGCLANANWCDVSFYSGRGWVSGSYLQTSYRSSRVVLAPEYYRPLGIPTVTFEIDNYWDRYYRSRPFYRDREVWRRDVYRDDRGPGRYVREREERRDRIEDQRDRRREQAERERQRIEDLRDRRRDLQAEERQRAENLRDRRREREERIENRREERIENRRQERLENRRERIEQREHRGVQFNEDRPRRRGECGPNDPQC
- a CDS encoding DUF2336 domain-containing protein; protein product: MADRFRELERPESGRVKDTVLMATVTSFESLRRPRPSDLHLFAELFEPLFLAASDEARRQAAAALSRCPNVPDRVARQIASAPIAIAAIFLTRAAAISDRVLLSVIRSRSAAHAVAIARREDLSVAVVDALVERRQTSAEIEPSTDAKRLPSRLAETPAEIAAILPARPRSTPPATEAAAPSPIASRSAIDAPRSAAPRPAPNLAGDEALRRELKALVRAPGVERAAKPKLDAVAPTSSAVLVRFARLGEVNMLVHALAAALDCPPSLGERLVLDSSGQQLALALAALRIPRQDAIVILAALYPGLNETRLAATRCATLLAAIDPQDARTRLTEWIAAEMRAVPPVHRPFEGPARPNDPRSPAHRPLGDMLQPRRLVQRKVR